In bacterium, a genomic segment contains:
- a CDS encoding HAD hydrolase-like protein: protein MEGLNIHSYHHIIWDWNGTLLDDVQACVDAINVLLTARTLPTLTLEQYLDVFDFPVRDYYLKLGFDLSQENWAEVAADYHRAYATASATSALRTGAPAALSALRASGLGHSILSACELKILRRMINERHILPQFDHIYGLDDLYASSKIDLGHALFNQTGLSKKGALLIGDTTHDYEVAQAMGIPCLLMSGGHQSLRKLAPLGCPIVPDFQGVIDFIAT, encoded by the coding sequence CTGGAAGGGCTGAACATCCATTCATACCACCATATAATCTGGGATTGGAACGGCACCCTCCTGGACGATGTCCAGGCGTGCGTGGACGCCATCAATGTCCTGCTCACGGCCCGTACCCTCCCCACCCTCACTCTCGAGCAATATCTGGACGTGTTTGATTTCCCCGTCCGCGATTACTACCTCAAACTGGGCTTTGATTTATCGCAAGAGAATTGGGCCGAAGTGGCTGCGGATTATCACCGAGCCTACGCGACGGCATCAGCCACCTCTGCCTTGCGCACAGGCGCACCCGCGGCGCTCTCCGCGCTCCGAGCCAGCGGACTGGGCCACTCCATCCTCTCGGCCTGTGAACTTAAGATCCTCCGGCGCATGATCAATGAACGACATATCCTGCCGCAGTTCGATCACATCTACGGGCTCGATGATCTGTATGCCAGTTCGAAAATCGATTTGGGCCACGCCTTGTTTAACCAAACGGGCCTGAGCAAAAAGGGGGCATTACTGATTGGTGACACCACCCACGATTACGAAGTCGCCCAAGCCATGGGAATCCCCTGCCTCCTCATGTCGGGCGGCCACCAATCACTACGCAAACTGGCCCCGCTCGGTTGCCCGATTGTTCCTGATTTTCAAGGGGTGATCGATTTTATCGCCACATGA
- the ispG gene encoding flavodoxin-dependent (E)-4-hydroxy-3-methylbut-2-enyl-diphosphate synthase, with translation MHAAIDIQRRPTRQIQVGSVAVGGQAPISVQTMTKTDTRNIAATVMQIQEVQEAGCDIVRLAVIDEEAAHALAAIRKQVTIPLIADIHFNHKLALIALDGGVDGLRINPGNIGSLDRVREVVKAAAGRKIPIRIGVNGGSLEKDLLEKYGSATAEALVESAMRHVRILEEAGHPWIKISVKASDVPRTLLAYRLLSKTTDHPLHLGVTEAGTLLNGTIRSSVAMGMLIAEGIGDTLRVSLTDSPVQEVRVGLELLRCFGLRPPGASVISCPTCGRIQINVVALAQQVETELDKYYRAHPSAPHPTVAVMGCLVNGPGEARESDIAIAGGQGKAALYVKGTFLTTVPEAEILERLLEQVTLWKG, from the coding sequence ATGCACGCCGCCATTGACATCCAGCGTCGCCCCACCCGCCAGATCCAGGTCGGTTCGGTGGCGGTGGGTGGCCAGGCCCCGATCAGCGTCCAGACCATGACGAAAACGGACACCCGCAACATTGCGGCCACCGTGATGCAGATTCAGGAGGTTCAGGAGGCCGGCTGTGATATCGTCCGGCTCGCGGTCATCGATGAGGAGGCCGCTCACGCCCTCGCCGCCATCCGCAAACAAGTGACTATCCCCCTGATCGCGGACATCCACTTCAACCATAAACTGGCCTTGATCGCCCTCGATGGCGGCGTTGACGGCCTACGGATCAATCCCGGAAATATTGGAAGTCTGGATCGGGTACGCGAGGTGGTGAAGGCGGCGGCTGGCCGTAAAATCCCCATCCGCATCGGCGTCAATGGCGGCTCTCTGGAGAAGGATCTGCTCGAAAAGTATGGCAGTGCCACGGCCGAAGCCCTGGTTGAAAGTGCCATGCGGCATGTCCGCATCCTCGAGGAGGCCGGCCATCCCTGGATCAAGATCTCCGTCAAGGCATCTGATGTCCCCCGGACCCTGCTGGCCTACCGGCTCTTATCTAAAACCACCGACCATCCGCTCCACCTGGGCGTCACCGAGGCGGGTACCCTGCTGAATGGAACCATCCGGTCGAGTGTGGCGATGGGCATGCTGATTGCCGAAGGGATCGGGGACACGTTGCGGGTCTCCCTGACCGATTCCCCTGTTCAGGAAGTCCGGGTGGGCCTCGAACTGTTACGCTGTTTCGGCTTGAGGCCGCCGGGAGCCAGCGTTATTTCCTGCCCTACCTGTGGCCGGATCCAGATCAATGTCGTGGCGTTGGCCCAGCAGGTGGAGACCGAACTCGACAAGTACTATCGCGCCCATCCTTCGGCCCCCCATCCCACCGTGGCCGTCATGGGCTGCCTGGTCAATGGACCGGGGGAAGCCCGGGAGTCGGACATTGCCATTGCCGGTGGCCAGGGGAAGGCCGCGCTCTATGTGAAGGGCACGTTCCTGACGACGGTCCCGGAAGCCGAGATCCTGGAGCGACTGCTTGAGCAGGTCACACTCTGGAAGGGCTGA
- the rseP gene encoding RIP metalloprotease RseP — translation MITAILTIAIVAILFGLSIFVHELGHFLAARYFGLTVDVFSIGFGPAIWQRKHKDVVYKICAIPLGGYVALPQLDPTGMSLIQGETEAGTAAPSDADKKEPARVLPTIAPWKRIIVSIAGAAGNMVFAFILAWGVYLFGKPASVAEETSVVGYVALSSEAYTNGLRCGDEILSVNGKPVKNWVDFLMTSSRYTVATVGVQRVSEKLTLVLPGSDSLGKIDSKGLCMVFNVTPGMSAAKAGFQRGDLLSEFDGQKIFSPAHLISLMQGYKGKTVSMAYLRDGKTLTTLVTPDYDPTTERIRIGIEFNPKQVDVDINKIVHPSPWSQIHFHSTAIFQTLHALTIPGQAGNTAKQIGGPLAILIAYYYVVKLSFMIAVFFTSFLNVNLAIINLLPIPVLDGGHIVFSLWEMIFRRPLHSKIIIGLTNLFAILLIVLFVFLTGRDTYRYTAIGGKIDKWMNGKPAVTTNMPATVTNTPAEPAK, via the coding sequence ATGATCACTGCCATTTTGACCATTGCCATTGTCGCCATTTTATTCGGCCTCTCCATCTTCGTGCATGAACTGGGCCATTTCCTCGCCGCCCGTTACTTCGGCCTGACCGTGGATGTCTTCTCGATCGGGTTCGGCCCCGCCATCTGGCAGCGGAAACACAAGGACGTGGTTTACAAAATTTGCGCCATTCCCCTGGGTGGCTATGTGGCCCTGCCCCAGCTGGATCCCACCGGCATGAGCCTGATTCAAGGGGAGACCGAGGCCGGGACTGCCGCTCCCTCAGATGCCGATAAAAAGGAACCCGCCCGGGTGCTGCCCACGATTGCGCCCTGGAAACGCATCATCGTCTCGATTGCCGGCGCCGCAGGCAATATGGTCTTTGCCTTTATTCTCGCCTGGGGCGTGTATCTCTTCGGCAAGCCGGCCTCCGTGGCCGAAGAAACCTCGGTCGTCGGCTATGTGGCACTTTCCAGCGAGGCCTACACCAATGGCCTGCGCTGTGGCGATGAAATCCTGTCCGTGAACGGCAAGCCGGTCAAAAACTGGGTGGACTTCCTGATGACCTCCTCGCGATATACGGTCGCCACCGTCGGGGTTCAACGCGTCTCGGAGAAGCTGACCCTGGTCCTGCCCGGCTCAGACTCCCTCGGCAAGATCGACAGCAAAGGACTCTGCATGGTGTTCAACGTGACGCCCGGAATGAGCGCCGCCAAGGCGGGGTTTCAACGGGGCGACCTGCTGAGCGAGTTTGATGGCCAGAAGATCTTCAGCCCGGCCCACCTCATCAGCCTCATGCAGGGTTACAAAGGAAAAACCGTTTCCATGGCCTATTTACGGGATGGTAAGACGCTGACCACCCTGGTCACCCCCGATTACGACCCGACCACGGAGCGGATCCGCATCGGCATCGAGTTCAACCCGAAGCAGGTGGATGTGGACATCAACAAGATCGTTCATCCCTCCCCCTGGTCCCAGATTCACTTCCATTCGACCGCCATCTTCCAGACGTTGCATGCCCTGACGATCCCCGGTCAGGCGGGCAATACGGCCAAGCAGATCGGTGGCCCGCTGGCCATTCTGATCGCCTATTATTATGTGGTGAAACTGAGCTTCATGATTGCGGTCTTCTTCACCAGCTTCCTGAACGTCAACCTGGCGATCATCAACCTGCTGCCCATCCCCGTGCTGGATGGCGGCCATATCGTCTTCTCCCTGTGGGAAATGATTTTCCGCCGTCCGCTGCACTCGAAAATCATTATCGGACTGACCAACCTGTTTGCCATCCTGCTGATCGTGCTCTTTGTCTTCCTGACGGGGCGCGACACCTACCGTTACACGGCCATCGGCGGAAAAATCGACAAATGGATGAATGGCAAGCCGGCCGTCACGACCAATATGCCGGCCACCGTCACCAATACGCCCGCCGAACCTGCCAAATAA